The genomic DNA TACATCCTGGTGCACGGCACCATGCCCTTCGATGGCCACGACTACAAGACTCTGGTCAAGCAGATCACCAGCGGGGACTACCGGGAGCCCACCAAGCTCTCAGGTAGGGACAGCCCCGTgcccctgtgtgtccccctcccccgtgtcccctcccgtgCCTGACCTGTCCCTCCCGCAGACGCCTGCGGGCTGATCCGGTGGATGCTGATGGTGAACCCCGAGCGCCGGGCCACCATCGAGGACATCGCCACGCACTGGTGGGTCAACTGGGGCTACAAAACGCCCCTGGgcgagcaggagctgctgcggGAGAGCGAATCGCCGCTGGCCTCGGTGGCCGAGTGGCTGCGCCGCTCCTCCCGGCCCCTGCTGGAGAACGGCTCCAAGGTGCGCTGCTTCCTCAAGCAGCACCTGCCCGGCGCGGGCCTGGAGCGGCAGCGCTCCCTCAAGAAGTCCAAGAAGGAGAACGACATCTCCCAGgcgctgcaggagctgcccgcggGCCCCGAGAACCCCTCCAAGTCCGTCCTCAAGCGGCCCAAGGGCATCCTGAAGAAGAGGAGCTCCTGCGAGCAGAAggtgcccggccccggccccccgccCGGGGACGGTGGGGAGGGTCCCCCCGCGGGGCTCTCCCGGGTCCTGCAGCCCCCCGGCGCCGCGGGGGCAGCGCCCCCGGCCGCGCCCAGGAAGGGAATCCTGAAGAAGCCCCCGGCCAGGGAGTCGGGGTATTACTCGTCGCTGGAGTGCTGCGAGTCCGGGGACGCGCTGGACGCGGCGAGCCTGGAGCCGGACGGGGCCGTGTTCGCCGagccgccgcccccggcccgcagGAAAGGCATCCTCAAACACCACGGCAAATTCTCCTCGGGCGGCGCCGAGCCCGCCAGCCCCCCCGgcagggtttttggggggttcgGCGAGGTGTCGCTGCCGCAGGggccccgcgcccggcccgccAGCGCCGTCAGCGAGGACAGCATCCTGTCCACCGAGTCCTTCGAGCGGCTGGAgctgcccgcccgccgcccgcccggggccgccctGCGGGGCTGCGTGTCCGCCGAGAGCCTCCTgcggctggaggaggaggaggagcgggaggaAGGGCGGCGGCTGCGCCGCTGGACTGTCACGCACTGCCGCAGCCCCGTGGCGGGGAGCAGCGCGTCGCTGGCGGGCGGTGACAGCGGCACCGAGCTCTGCCGGCAGCGCGCTGTGCCCGTGCGGGTGAAGCTGAGCTGAGCCCGCCGCCCTCcccgcggggctgccccggcgtGGTgcgatttggggagggggctgagcctccctcccttccctcctccattccctccttccctcccggGCTGCCGGTGCTGCTGATCCACGTCCCGCGGGTTGATTTGGCAGCCTCGGGGCGGGGGATGCCCCAGGGCCAGGACATTTAATGGACCAAAGCCCCCAGAGTGACCCccgagcaggggctggggggtcccgggggctCCTCGCTGCCGTCCTTCCCTCTCGAACAGGCTCATCTCATCACGGGggttgggggggatttttgttttctttgcactGTTTTTGGCTGCACAAGGTAACGGAGGGGGTGGGTGATATACCTCAAACAAGCTGCAGATGTAGCAGGGTGCTGGTGAGGGCTCCAAGGTGCTGCCCGTGGGCTGGGCTTCGGGAGGTGCTGGGGGCACCCAGGCCACGGCTGTGCCCTCTGGATGTGGCCCAAAGCCCAGGCTGGGAAATGCTGTGATGCCAACATCTCTCATTGTAATgtggaaaataagaaaaaaaaaaaaaaagaaaaaaaaaggtgcctTTGGTGAGGCACCGTGACtttatttattgatttattgCCTTTGTCCAGGCTGGCGTGGAGGGCAGCAGCACGGGAGGGGTCTGGCCCCACATCCAGGGCTGTTTCTGGGGAGGTGGCtgtgtccttgtgtcacacggCTCCCTTGCACTGTTGCCACGTGTGCTCGCTGGCCCTTTCCCCTCTCGGGGGGCAGGTGTtgtgttttccctccttcctaCAGCACGGGCTGgagaaaaaacattaaattaaaGCAAATGGTAAAGCTGAGTTGTCGCTTTGattgctccctgtccctgtgtccctgtccctttgctgctgggatggggccgtgctccagcccagctgagggcGGGTGGGCTCAGACACGTCCTGCAGGGTGGTGTGAACCCCTCCGTGTGCTCAGCCCCTCCTCGAACTGGCTTGAACTGGTGCTGAACTGGGGCTGCACACATCGCTGATGGCGGGGCTCAGCACCCCACGAGTGGGAAATGAGGATTTTGAGGCTGAGCAGCGGCTGGACAAACAGCCCAAAACGACAAACGTTGTGATGAGgagccccttctcccctccccactgtgggcagcccccagccccgctcccaaaCCCCTCTCACACCCCCGATGTGGGATGGGAAATCCGGGTTTTAAGGCCGAGCAGCTGCAAAATTTAGGGAAAGCTGGGATGGAAGCAGGACAGTGGGGGATCAGggtcccttctcccctccccactgtgggcagcccccagccccactcccaagtCCCTCTCACACCCTGAACCCCCGTGGGTTTGAATTTTGGGGGACATCCCCGTGTTTCGGTGGCAGGAGCCACCCTTCCCCCCCTCCCGCAGAAATCCCTTCCCGTGCCCCGTGAGCATTCCCGGTGTCCAGCCGGGTTCACCGGGGCCGCTcctcccgcccgcccgcggcggggacagggtggcagggctgtgcccggAATGCCACCCTGTGTCCCCGCACAGGGGGGTCACCGCGCTCGGCCCCCCGCCGCGCATTCCCCGCGTGCTTCCCGAGCCTTGGAGGAATTCCCGAGCCTTAAAGGAGCTCCCAGGGCGGCCGGCGGAGCTGGGCAAAGtcccggggccctgggggctgcaggggggggATCCGTGGGATGGGGTGGATGGGAttggatgggatccatgggatgggatggggtgggatccatgggatgggtaGGATGGGATTCATGGGATGAGGTGtcatgggatccatgggatgggatctatgggatgggatggggtctgtgggatgggatgggatctgtgggatgggatggggtgggatccatgggatgggatctatgggatgggatgagccAGGCACGAAGCCAAGGATCCTTTTTAAGTTTGTTGTTGGAGTTCCCAGGATGTTCCGCCCCCGTTTCATCTGGGATTTTAGGGCAAACATCCCCCCGTGCTGTTTTTGGAGCCGTGGCAGCtcggggtgggcagtgctgcaCCCCAGATTTTGGGGCTGAATGCCAGAGGACAGGTGTGGGGACTTCCAGGCATGGCAATCCCAAAGATTCTGAATGGGAATGTTGGGGTGGGTGACGTGGCTGCTCCCGGAGCACAAGGAGCGGCTGGATCACACCTGAgccaaaaaaccaccccagatCCCACTGGCACCTGGCTGGCCTCTGGGTGGGCACCGCTGGGTGTGAGCAacaccctgcccaccctgccccgtgtccccgcggGTGCCACCAGAGCTCGTCCCAGCCCCGTGCCATCTCCCGGGGCTGCTCCGAGTCCCTTCCCACCTTCTCCCGGGCACAGCCGTGCTCAGGGTGGGAAAAGCCCTCGGCTGAGGCGGCGACAGCGGCAGCGGGGCCCGGGGACACCGCGGTCACCGCCGTGGCCGCCAGCTGGAATTCCCCCGGCAGCTCCTGGAAACGCTCCTTTCATCCCAGCCCCGGGTTCCGCAGCCTCCGCGCCCCCGGCAGCCCCCCACCATCACTGCGGCTCTTTCATCCCCGCAGCCCTTTCATCCCGGCCTGGCCATTCCcgcggcccccgccccgccctgcccggccccgcggggcttTGGGGCGGCTGGAAGCGACCTCAGCCGCGCTTTGCCGAGAAATGTCATTTTTGGGGGGTGACTTCAGCCCCACAGGGtgtgggagcggggctggagtcCGGGAGGAACCCCCGGAGGTGAATTGTCCTGGAGGATGGAGGGGTTGTTCTGTGGGTTTATATCCACTGATCCAGGTTTTTCTGGGATAATCCCAGCCTGGACCCTTCTCCTGCTGGTCCTGGGGGAAACTGGTGCTTCCCACTGCTGCATCCCGGGGCTGCAACCATCGCCAAAGGACAGGTGTAGGGACTTTCAGCCATGGAATTGGGCATTCCCGAGGATTTTTCATGGGAATGCTGGGGTGGGTGAGGTGTCTGAGCCTCTCTGGGTCACCCCAGGCTTGGATCCCCCCTCACCCGGGGGCTGCTTTGGGATCCACATCCCCGCCGAGCGCCctgagaaaggggaaaaaagggaattttggggtgagctggctgggggagcagagcgagcagctccagctccactcGCAGCCTTTCCCGGCAGAGCCGAGCCCTGGGCGCTCCCCTGGCCCCGGGGCCCTGAGTCACCCCCGGCAGCGGCTCCTGCCCGGGCTTGCCCCGGGAATCCCGGATCCGCCGGGCCGGCTGCGGGCTCGGGGGGACGCGGGGGGACCCCAGGGACAGCGCGGCCACAGCCAGCTCCGGTGTCGGGGATgtggtggggatggggatggatccccCTGGAGCTTCCCAGAGCgcagggaaggggatggaggcCGTGCTCATTAACAGCAGGCTCTTAATGACGCCCAGAGCAGCTCGGGGGTGCCCCCGGAGCTCTGGAATTTGGGTGTCGCCTCCCCTCTGGCCGCGGCCGAGCTCCTTTGGAGCCCTGGGATTGTTCCTTCCTGTCGGAATCTCCCCGGGTCGGTTTTCCCTCTGCCGGGTTTTGTGTCGGAGCCCTTTGTGTGTCTGACACAAGGTGGGCGCAGAGCCAGGGATATTTCTGAGACATTTTGTCAGAACTTTGAGCGCCGGAACAATTAACACAACAAAGCTGAGGTGTTTCTTTGCCTCTGATTCTTtcaaagtggttttttttttctgtactttttttGTAGTTATTTTTTTAAGGTGCCTCCACAACCACCTGTTTGATTGCTGGATTTCTTTGAAGATCTGAAGGATAGAAATCCCCACATGAAAGTCCTCCCGTATTCAAtggcagcctggagcagcccaaaaaaagggggagaaagcGGCGCCCGGAAACTTTGATCCCATTTTTTTTGAGCACAAGAAATGGCTGGGCCACTCCTGAGCCAAAAATGCAGCCCCAGACCCCAGTGGGGGCCTGGCCGAGCACTGGTGGCACCCTGAAgctgtttttggggtgctgggtcTCTGCTGGAAGATTTCTCCCCTCAGGACAGCCCTGCCCATGCCGTGCCAGAGCCTCTGGGATGtgcagggatgggacagagggGATCCAGCACCGCTGGAGCAAACCTGGGTTTGTGGGACCACCAGGACATCTCCTGTccttcccatcccaccccttGCAGGATCCACCCCACCGTGCCTGCCGTGAGCTGATGGGAGCCACAAACCAGAAAAtcctggaatatcctgagctggaaggaccCACGGGGATCGTGGAGTGAACCCTGACCACAGCCCTGGAAGGACCCTCAGGGATCATGGATTTAACTCCTGACCACAGCCCTGGAAGGACCCTCGGGGATCATGGATTTAACTCCTGACCACAGCCCTGGAAGGACCCTCAGGGATCATGGATTTAACTCCTGACCACAGCCCTGGAAGGTCCCACATGGATCATGGATTTAACTCCTGACCACAGCCCTGGAAGGACCCTCGGGATCATGGAATTAACCCTGACCACAGCCCTGGAAGGTCCCACATGGATCATGGAGTTAATTGCTGACCACAGCCCTGGAAGGATCCTCAGGGATCATGGATTTAACTCCTGACCAAGCCCCTCATCCCAACCCCTCGGCTGCTCCCGGGACACTCCGGGCTTGCAAAAGCCACGGGCTCTCACCTCAtccctggagagcagccctgacaGCGCCGTGACTCAGGGGGCCCTGTGGGTCCCCAGGGGTTGTGACACCTCCTGTCACCACCACGTCACCGCCATGGCATCACCACCATGGCACCTCCACGATGGTGTCACCACAAGGGCATCACCGTGGTGGCATCACCGTGATGGCATCACTGCCATGGCATCTCCACCATGGCACCTCCACGATGCCATCACCTCCCTGGCATCTCCAcgctgcccaggctggcaccCCCTGGGCTCCGTGGGCAGGGAAACCCACGGGGACCCCAAccccgctgccctgggctggacCTGCCCggggtgggcacagggctgctgccagctgcccgGGGGGTGCAGAAGGTTCCAGAACCCTCTGCCCAGAGCCGCTGCTGCCTCATCGGGCTCCTCCACGGCCGTGGCAGCGCTCGTGCCGCGGCTCACACGGGAAGGGAGCGTGGCACCACGGCAGCTGCAGGCCAGGGCGGCTTTCCCAGCGGATCTCCTGCCTGGGAacgcagagcagcagccagacaGGTTTCTGCAAAGGGCTGGGCTGGCGGATCCCGAATTTGGGATGCTGGTGCCCAGCCAAGCCCGCCTGGCAGTCCTGACCATCCCGTGAGGTATCTCCAGGCACCTGAGCGCCCGCGGGAGTTTGTGCAGCTGGAAACGGCGACCCGCAGCTCCCCGAGGGCCGGGGGGCTGCTCCCCCCGCTCTCCCcgctcccccagccccgctgGCTCTGGATCCCGCCGGGAATTCCCTGAGAGCCGGGCTGGGCTCCGGCCGCGCCCGCTTTTGCGAGCAGCAGCCGGGGGAAGCGGCGGAGCCGGCTCCGGCGGGGAGCAGCGGGCTGGCAGCCTGGCACGGCGACAGCTCCTGGGTGTGCCAcccgcccgccgggccggggcagccGCGCTCGCCCGGCCAGCGGGGCCGGTTCCCCGCCGAGCCCCGCGGCCTCCCGTGCCCGCTCCGCTCGCGTGGGAAGGGCTTGGGAAGGCAGCGGGGAGAAATTCCCATGGAACAGCCATCCCATGCTCcgggctggagggacagatggggGCTCTGAGGGCTGTGACAGCGACAGGAGCCCgggaagggctgggctggggcacggTGGGCtttagggaaaggttcttccctcTGAAAAGGCgccccagggaatggtcactGTTCCAAACcttccagagctccaggaaTGTTTGGGAAACGCTCtcagggtgggtttgggggttgttctgtgcagggccaggagctgggtcAGTGATCCCGGTGGgctcttccagctcaggacattccAGCATCTCTTTTTTCATCGTGGTGTTTTCATCGCCAGAGCCTTCACTCTGATACTGGCGCTCCTGAGGAGAAACGGGAAGTTGGGATGTCTGAGCTCAtctcagggatgcacagggtgggattttggcaTCTCCATCGCCCCGCGGGTCCCTCGGGAGCCCCGCGATCACATCAGTGATTTCCCTCTGATCTCCCGTCTCTCGCTGCCACcccctcccctgcagcccctccagcctggctttgatcCGGGAAGCAGCAATTGATCCTCCTTATCTTTATTGTGGGGCAGACATTCCCGGCACTGCCCTTAATTAAATTCCTCCTCATTTTCCTCCGCGAGCCTCTCCCCCCGCACAAACCCAGGCGAGGATTTGTTTTTAAACCCGTAATTAAAGGATGGGATCGGCCACGAGTGGGACGCGTGCTGGGGGACGGCTcggggggctgctggggaccctgtggggctggcactggTCACATCGGCCgtggtggcactggcactggccacaGTGACACGGGGGTGGCCCACAGTGACAAGGGGAtggcccacagtggcactggcactggccctggtggcactggcactggtCACAATGACACGGGGGTGGCCCACAGTGCCACTGTGGCACTGGCCAGGGTGGCATTGACACTGGCACCTGCCACGGTGGTCCTGTCACTTGTCACAGCAACATGGGGAGGGCTCACTGTAGCCCAGGCACTGACTGTGGTGGCACAGGCACAAATGGTGCTGGCCCTGGCACTGGTCATGGTGGCCCTGGCACTGCCGTGGTGGCCCTGGCACTGGTCACGGTGGCCCTGGCTCTGGTCACGGTGGCCCTGGCCGCTCCAGGTGAGCGCAGCCCGCGGCTCTGGCCGCTCTGAGCTCTTCCGCTCGGAAATGTCTCCCGAGCCTGGCCCGCAGGGCAGGGAGCATTTTTCACGCGGATCAGCCCAAACTGCCCCGGAGACAGCGCAGGAATGCGAGGCATGCTGTCCTGGTACCGGCTCTGCTTCTTACGGCCTAAGCTCGGCCACGCCGCCgggggaggggacagccgggcaCCGCCGTGTCCCCGGTGCTGGCTGCCAACATTCCCCAACcccttcatcctcctcctcctcctcctcctgctcggGAGCTCTGCCCAGCGCTGTGCCCGGGTGGGTGAGGGTCTCCGCGCCCCTCGGGGGGTGCGGGTGAGCCCCTCCGGGTGCCTGGACATCCCGAGGGGACAGCAcggggacattttgggggtcCTGCCAGCGGTGGGGACATTTTATGGCGCAGCCGAAAGCAGGAGCACAACGCCGGGAGAGAAATCGGCGCCTGGCTTCGTCTGCGCCGGACACCGAGCGGtgacacgggacagggacagcgctGGCCCCACCCTGCACCGCCCGGGCACGCCGGGGCACCCTCGGCATGCGGCAGGCCACCCCAGACAGGGGACAGAGCGACATCGAGCCGCGCCACCCCGGTGCCGCCCGGGCTGTCCCCGGATGTCCCCAGCGAGCTCTGTCCCCGCTGCGTGCCCCAACCCCTGCATGTGCCACCCCGGGGGGTGGCCGAGCCCACGAGGGTGCCCGTGGCCGGTGGCAGCAGCCCGGCGTGTCCCGCGGGGACATTCCCCGTGCCCGCTGCCGGCCGGGAGCGCGGCCGCCGCTCTTACATAAAGCGCAATTAGCGGCCTGAAGGGAATTAAGGAATTCCTGCCGGGCTGACGTCAAAGCTTCACCTCTGCCGCACAAAGGGGGCCCTTGTGAGCCCCCCCTGACCCCGCGGGGACAAGGCGAGTCCTCAGGGAGCCCCGCGTGCCGTGCGGGgattgtccccagcccagcgcCGGTGTCACCGGAGCTCCCGGCGGGCTGGGCTGGCCGTGGCACGGTGCCGggccctgtgccagctgctcgAGGGGCAGCGGGGATGTGGACAGccggacatggggacagcagggccatGGGATCCCGAAATTCCCGCCGGGATGGGATCCCCGGCTGGaggagctcctgtggctgccccagcactgggCC from Passer domesticus isolate bPasDom1 chromosome 25, bPasDom1.hap1, whole genome shotgun sequence includes the following:
- the NUAK2 gene encoding NUAK family SNF1-like kinase 2 — its product is MERAAGPGTGPAPALAASLAEGLIKSPRPLMKKQAVKRHHHKHNLKHRYEFLETLGKGTYGKVKKARERSGKLVAIKSIRKDKIKDEQDLVHIRREIEIMSSLNHPHIIAVHEVFENSAKIVIVMEYASKGDLYDYISERQRLSEQEARHFFRQVVSAVYYCHKNGIVHRDLKLENILLDASGNIKIADFGLSNVFQQDKLLQTYCGSPLYASPEIINGRPYKGPEVDSWSLGVLLYILVHGTMPFDGHDYKTLVKQITSGDYREPTKLSDACGLIRWMLMVNPERRATIEDIATHWWVNWGYKTPLGEQELLRESESPLASVAEWLRRSSRPLLENGSKVRCFLKQHLPGAGLERQRSLKKSKKENDISQALQELPAGPENPSKSVLKRPKGILKKRSSCEQKVPGPGPPPGDGGEGPPAGLSRVLQPPGAAGAAPPAAPRKGILKKPPARESGYYSSLECCESGDALDAASLEPDGAVFAEPPPPARRKGILKHHGKFSSGGAEPASPPGRVFGGFGEVSLPQGPRARPASAVSEDSILSTESFERLELPARRPPGAALRGCVSAESLLRLEEEEEREEGRRLRRWTVTHCRSPVAGSSASLAGGDSGTELCRQRAVPVRVKLS